Proteins encoded by one window of Vitis vinifera cultivar Pinot Noir 40024 chromosome 10, ASM3070453v1:
- the LOC104880467 gene encoding uncharacterized protein LOC104880467 — protein sequence MSNATSFFLYITHNPPHFSALSLQNKKKKEKKLEMGNCFRRDSSMVWAGDDLGPMELANQDDDKEVFGGGGAASDMEEKRRLLAEMGGSLPRSPSGREVKIKITKKELEELLARVDMQGETLEHVLAQLMINGTDNDRSADMQRQRSWRPALQSIPEVN from the coding sequence ATGTCAAACGCCACCTCCTTCTTCCTCTATATAACCCACAACCCTCCCCATTTCTCAGCTCTCTCTTTgcagaacaagaaaaaaaaagaaaaaaaactagaaatggGTAACTGTTTTAGGCGAGATTCGTCCATGGTGTGGGCCGGTGATGACTTGGGGCCAATGGAGCTGGCCAACCAGGATGATGATAAGGAAGTGTTTGGTGGCGGTGGGGCTGCTTCAGACATGGAGGAGAAGAGGAGGCTGCTAGCGGAGATGGGAGGCTCTTTGCCAAGGTCTCCGTCTGGTAGAGAGGTGAAGATCAAGATCACAAAGAAGGAGCTTGAGGAGTTGCTGGCCAGAGTGGACATGCAGGGGGAGACCTTGGAACATGTACTGGCTCAGCTGATGATCAACGGTACTGACAATGATCGGTCGGCCGATATGCAGCGGCAGAGATCTTGGAGGCCGGCACTGCAGAGTATCCCGGAGGTGAACTGA